Proteins encoded together in one Desulfosporosinus meridiei DSM 13257 window:
- a CDS encoding DUF5317 domain-containing protein: MLIETLIIALLFSLFSGGKLSRLGQLALRESWLVPVALIIQSGLYWVAVKEIGLASNWLTQLLGTGSYFLLLFFTWRNRACPGMRWIALGIFLNTIVIGLNGGVMPVDPSFLPAESRKALLEGQGTHGLMTATTHLSFLADRLYLSIIGIGKQVFSLGDLLVDLGIFLLVFKTMVRKQDKSTPKAHNSTTA, from the coding sequence ATGCTAATCGAAACTTTAATTATTGCGTTGTTATTCAGTTTGTTTAGCGGGGGGAAACTTAGTCGGTTAGGTCAGCTTGCTCTACGAGAATCTTGGCTGGTTCCGGTTGCCCTGATAATTCAAAGTGGTCTCTACTGGGTTGCTGTTAAAGAAATTGGGCTTGCTTCTAATTGGCTCACTCAACTTCTTGGAACAGGATCCTATTTTTTATTGCTGTTTTTCACATGGCGAAATAGAGCATGTCCGGGCATGCGCTGGATTGCTCTGGGGATTTTTTTAAACACTATCGTAATTGGTTTGAATGGAGGGGTAATGCCGGTGGATCCCTCGTTTCTTCCGGCAGAAAGTCGCAAAGCTTTACTGGAAGGGCAGGGGACTCATGGACTGATGACTGCGACGACACACCTGAGTTTTTTGGCGGATCGCCTTTATCTGTCCATTATAGGAATAGGCAAACAAGTTTTTAGTCTGGGAGATCTGCTCGTTGATTTAGGGATTTTTCTGCTGGTATTTAAAACTATGGTGAGAAAGCAAGACAAATCTACCCCCAAAGCACACAATTCTACAACTGCTTAA
- a CDS encoding HD-GYP domain-containing protein, with product MESSSKEFKLFFAIITLSASISLIWNIYHTNWTMEQLLNLLIFGILAISCESLPVALPKGGYVTVSYSIFLSSLILFPLGVTLTAMALSGLLIFGKVAVEQPLYKRVFNASQYVISLTVAYTAIYFFKITSFQFDFKSILIYILAALIYMIMNMTIVALVLGFISNKSPLAVWVVNFRWALPNFMALVPLGFLLALLYKNWGPLGLFLLFIPLLISRHAFQLYIDMRENYLDTVEALVQALEAKDKYTSGHSARVGKLAVAIGEAIKMSEEKIEFLKYAAVLHDVGKIGVSEMILNKEGKLIDTEWEAIRSHPVIGQTIIKGIKFLFDIGQVVRHHHERFDGQGYPDGVQGEEIPLESRIIAVADTYDAITSDRSYRKGSTHSEAIAELKRVAGTQLDPKLVEIFCVVVTNEVALEVHAEHVQPALS from the coding sequence GTGGAAAGTTCATCAAAAGAATTTAAACTGTTTTTTGCAATAATAACCTTGTCTGCCTCAATCAGTTTAATATGGAATATCTACCATACGAATTGGACCATGGAACAATTATTAAATCTTTTGATCTTTGGCATTTTAGCCATCTCATGTGAGTCTTTACCTGTTGCTTTGCCCAAAGGAGGGTATGTAACTGTCAGCTATTCTATATTTCTATCATCACTTATTTTATTCCCGTTAGGAGTCACATTGACTGCAATGGCTTTATCCGGGTTACTGATTTTTGGGAAAGTTGCCGTTGAGCAGCCATTATACAAAAGGGTTTTTAATGCATCCCAATACGTTATATCCCTGACCGTCGCCTATACTGCTATATATTTTTTTAAAATAACTTCGTTCCAATTTGACTTTAAATCAATCCTAATTTATATTCTAGCAGCACTTATCTATATGATAATGAATATGACAATTGTTGCGCTTGTTCTTGGGTTTATATCTAATAAATCCCCTTTGGCTGTATGGGTAGTTAACTTTCGTTGGGCCTTGCCTAATTTTATGGCACTCGTTCCTCTAGGATTTTTGTTAGCTCTGCTCTATAAGAACTGGGGCCCCTTGGGACTTTTTTTACTCTTTATTCCCTTATTGATTTCTCGCCATGCCTTTCAACTCTATATTGACATGAGGGAAAATTATCTGGATACAGTCGAAGCTTTAGTACAAGCTTTAGAGGCCAAAGACAAATATACCAGTGGACACTCTGCGAGAGTTGGGAAGCTTGCAGTTGCTATCGGAGAGGCAATCAAAATGAGCGAGGAAAAAATTGAGTTTCTTAAATACGCTGCAGTGTTGCATGATGTCGGCAAAATAGGCGTTAGCGAAATGATCTTAAATAAAGAAGGGAAACTTATTGATACTGAGTGGGAAGCAATTCGTAGTCATCCTGTGATTGGGCAAACAATTATTAAAGGCATTAAATTCTTATTTGATATAGGTCAAGTTGTACGTCATCATCACGAGCGTTTCGATGGCCAAGGTTATCCTGATGGGGTTCAGGGTGAGGAGATTCCCTTGGAATCACGGATCATTGCAGTTGCTGATACCTATGATGCGATTACTTCGGATCGAAGTTACCGCAAAGGAAGTACGCATTCTGAAGCAATAGCCGAATTAAAACGAGTTGCCGGAACTCAGCTGGATCCCAAACTTGTAGAGATCTTCTGTGTTGTGGTTACAAATGAAGTAGCCCTGGAAGTTCATGCAGAGCATGTGCAACCGGCTTTATCCTAG